A single region of the Vicia villosa cultivar HV-30 ecotype Madison, WI linkage group LG4, Vvil1.0, whole genome shotgun sequence genome encodes:
- the LOC131597445 gene encoding hypothetical protein At1g04090-like has product MGINYVGIICVCVVFFMAIEATTVVPRTAPMDQFSENKKVLNKTEAEFQSRSRPIDYTFKLPITTTSWPEGNGFAGGVLDVGGLQLSQVSTFNKVWGVYDGGQDDKGASVYEPKDIPDGFSMLGSYSQPNNKPLFGYVLVAKDISSSTSNGTLKPPTDYVILFNTSSLSSNQDSTLYIWLPSPPDGYKAIGHVVTTTPDKPSLSKVMCVRSDLTEQCDFSAWIWGVNDNNIYDVTPNIRGTQGHGIRAGTFVGHFGLGDNTIPPSVSCLKNLNPISKIMPNEKQIEAILQVYSPYLFLHSDEEYLPSSVNWFFSNGALLYKKGDESHPVPIQQNGTNLPQDPTYDDAYWIDLPVDDENKEKVKHGNLENAESYVHVKPMFGGTFTDFAMWIFYPFNGPGRAKVKFINIKLGKIGQHVGDWEHVTLRVSNLDGKLWQMYFSQHSSGSWVDSSQIEFRNDATNKPIIYASLHGHATYPHEGLVLLGKNDVGVRDDTDKSDNVMDMGKFVLVSADYLGSVKEPSWLNFFREWGPTVNYKLDDELKNLVKVLPGKLKDVFENIIKGLPKEVLGEEGPTGPKVKNSWNGEEV; this is encoded by the exons ATGGGTATAAATTATGTGGGGATTATATGTGTTTGTGTTGTGTTTTTCATGGCAATTGAAGCAACGACGGTTGTTCCTAGAACTGCACCCATGGATCAATTTTCAG AGAATAAGAAAGTATTGAATAAAACTGAAGCGGAATTCCAATCCCGCTCTCGCCCAATTGACTACACATTCAAGCTTCCAATTACTACTACTTCTTGGCCAGAAG GTAACGGTTTTGCTGGCGGAGTACTCGACGTCGGTGGGTTACAACTGTCTCAAGTATCAACATTCAACAAAGTTTGGGGCGTCTACGATGGTGGCCAGGACGATAAAGGAGCCTCAGTGTACGAACCGAAAGATATACCTGACGGGTTCTCTATGTTAGGTAGCTACAGCCAACCTAACAACAAACCTCTTTTTGGATATGTTCTTGTTGCAAAGGATATTTCTTCAAGTACAAGTAATGGCACTTTGAAGCCACCAACTGATTACGTGATTCTATTTAACACCTCATCACTCTCGTCTAATCAAGATTCTACTTTGTATATTTGGCTACCATCACCGCCTGATGGTTATAAAGCAATAGGCCATGTTGTCACCACAACACCAGACAAACCTTCGCTCAGCAAAGTCATGTGTGTCAGATCAGATCTCACAGAACAATGTGATTTTTCTGCATGGATTTGGGGAGTCAATGATAATAATATTTATGATGTTACACCAAACATTAGAGGAACTCAAGGTCACGGTATTCGTGCCGGAACCTTCGTTGGCCATTTTGGGCTAGGTGATAATACTATTCCTCCATCTGTTTCATGTTTGAAGAACCTTAATCCCATTTCAAAAATCATGCCTAATGAGAAACAAATCGAGGCAATACTTCAAGTTTACTCTCCTTATCTATTCCTACATTCCGACGAAGAGTATTTACCTTCTTCGGTTAATTGGTTTTTCTCCAATGGAGCATTACTATACAAGAAAGGTGATGAATCACATCCTGTTCCAATACAACAAAATGGCACTAACCTTCCTCAAGATCCCACCTATGATGATGCTTATTGGATAGACCTACCTGTTGATGATGAAAACAAAGAAAAGGTCAAACATGGAAATCTTGAGAATGCTGAATCTTATGTACATGTGAAACCAATGTTTGGAGGAACATTCACTGATTTTGCGATGTGGATATTTTACCCCTTCAATGGACCTGGAAGAGCAaaagtaaaatttataaatattaaattagggAAAATAGGTCAACACGTTGGTGATTGGGAGCATGTGACATTAAGGGTAAGTAATTTGGATGGTAAACTATGGCAAATGTATTTCTCACAACATAGTAGTGGTTCATGGGTTGATTCATCTCAAATTGAGTTCCGAAATGACGCAACAAATAAACCTATTATTTATGCTTCATTGCATGGCCATGCAACATATCCACATGAAGGTCTTGTTCTACTAGGCAAAAATGATGTAGGCGTAAGAGATGATACTGATAAAAGTGATAATGTTATGGATATGGGAAAATTTGTATTGGTTTCAGCAGATTATTTAGGGTCTGTTAAGGAGCCATCATGGTTGAATTTTTTTAGAGAATGGGGTCCAACAGTTAACTATAAACTAGATGATGAATTGAAAAACTTGGTGAAGGTTTTGCCTGGGAAgctaaaagatgtttttgaaaacattatTAAGGGTTTACCAAAAGAAGTACTTGGAGAGGAAGGACCAACAGGCCCAAAAGTAAAGAATAGTTGGAATGGTGAAGAGGTTTGA